The following are encoded in a window of Bacillus sp. SORGH_AS_0510 genomic DNA:
- the tsf gene encoding translation elongation factor Ts: MAVTAQMVKELREKTGAGMMDCKKALTETNGDMEKAIDFLREKGIAKAANKADRIAAEGLTSILVDGNEAVILEVNSETDFVAKNDAFQALVKELAEHLLKNKPATVEEASAQTMENGATVADHINSSIAKIGEKLSLRRFAVVSKTDNDAFGAYLHMGGRISVLTVLEGTTDADAAKDVSMHIAALRPKYVSRDQVSQEEVERERQVLTQQALNEGKPEAIVAKMVEGRLGKYFEDVCVLDQTFVKNPDQKVRQFVESKGATVREFVRYEVGEGIEKKEDNFAEEVMNQVNKQ, translated from the coding sequence ATGGCAGTTACTGCTCAAATGGTTAAAGAACTACGTGAAAAAACTGGCGCTGGTATGATGGATTGTAAGAAAGCATTAACAGAAACAAACGGTGATATGGAAAAAGCAATTGATTTCTTACGTGAAAAAGGAATTGCAAAGGCTGCAAACAAAGCAGACCGTATTGCTGCAGAAGGTTTAACTTCTATCCTTGTTGATGGAAATGAAGCAGTTATTCTTGAAGTGAACTCTGAGACAGACTTCGTAGCAAAGAACGATGCGTTCCAAGCACTTGTTAAGGAACTTGCTGAACACCTACTTAAAAACAAACCAGCTACTGTTGAAGAAGCATCTGCTCAAACAATGGAAAACGGTGCAACTGTAGCGGATCACATCAATTCTTCAATTGCTAAAATTGGTGAAAAACTTTCACTTCGTCGTTTTGCAGTAGTTTCTAAAACTGATAATGATGCGTTTGGTGCATACCTTCACATGGGTGGACGTATCAGCGTATTAACAGTACTTGAAGGTACTACAGATGCAGATGCTGCTAAAGATGTTTCTATGCACATCGCTGCATTAAGACCAAAATACGTTTCACGTGATCAAGTTTCTCAAGAAGAAGTAGAGCGTGAGCGTCAAGTATTAACTCAACAAGCTCTTAATGAAGGCAAGCCAGAAGCAATCGTTGCTAAAATGGTAGAAGGTCGTCTTGGCAAGTATTTTGAAGATGTTTGTGTACTTGATCAAACTTTCGTTAAAAACCCAGACCAAAAGGTTCGTCAATTTGTTGAATCTAAAGGTGCAACTGTTCGCGAATTCGTTCGTTACGAAGTAGGAGAAGGCATCGAGAAAAAAGAAGATAACTTCGCTGAAGAAGTTATGAACCAAGTAAATAAACAATAG
- the pyrH gene encoding UMP kinase, whose translation MSGPKYKRVVLKLSGEALGGDSGFGIKPSVIKSIAIQVKEIAELGVEVAVVVGGGNIWRGKIGSEMGMDRANADYMGMLATVMNSLALQDSLENLGVESRVQTSIEMRQVAEPYIRRRAIRHLEKKRVVIFAAGTGNPYFSTDTTAALRAAEIDAEVILMAKNNVDGVYSADPRIDANATKYEDLSFLDVLKEGLAVMDSTASSLCMDNDIPLIVFSIMEQGNIKKAVMGEKIGTVVRGKN comes from the coding sequence ATGAGCGGTCCTAAGTACAAACGCGTAGTATTGAAATTGAGCGGAGAAGCACTTGGTGGTGATTCTGGCTTTGGTATTAAACCTTCTGTAATCAAATCGATTGCCATCCAAGTAAAAGAAATTGCAGAACTTGGGGTAGAGGTAGCTGTTGTCGTAGGCGGCGGAAACATTTGGCGGGGAAAAATCGGCAGTGAGATGGGCATGGATCGAGCGAATGCTGATTATATGGGTATGCTTGCAACTGTTATGAACTCTCTAGCCTTACAAGATAGCTTAGAGAATTTAGGGGTTGAGTCAAGGGTACAGACCTCCATTGAAATGCGTCAGGTTGCAGAACCGTACATTAGACGTCGTGCGATTAGACATTTAGAAAAGAAACGTGTAGTTATTTTTGCAGCTGGAACAGGGAATCCATACTTCTCAACAGACACAACAGCAGCATTAAGAGCCGCTGAAATTGATGCTGAAGTAATTCTAATGGCAAAAAATAATGTCGATGGTGTATATTCTGCAGATCCACGGATCGATGCAAATGCTACAAAGTATGAAGATCTTTCATTCTTAGATGTACTAAAGGAAGGATTAGCTGTTATGGATTCAACTGCATCTTCCTTATGTATGGATAATGATATCCCACTTATTGTTTTCTCAATTATGGAGCAGGGGAATATTAAAAAAGCCGTTATGGGTGAAAAAATTGGAACAGTTGTTAGGGGGAAAAATTAA
- the topA gene encoding type I DNA topoisomerase, whose amino-acid sequence MADFLVIVESPAKAKTIERYLGNKYKVKASMGHVRDLPRSQMGVSPETGFEPKYITIRGKGPVLKDLKTAAKKAKKVFLAADPDREGEAIAWHLAHSLDVDIHSDCRVVFNEITKEAIKESFKHPRPINTDLVDAQQARRVLDRLVGYNISPLLWKKVKKGLSAGRVQSVAVRLIIDRENEIKAFTPEEYWTIEGEFLKGKNHFNASFHSLVGKEKTELSSEQDVQAILQQLKDNKFKVVSVTKKERRRNPAPPFITSSLQQEAARKLNFRAKKTMMLAQQLYEGIELGKEGTVGLITYMRTDSTRISEVAQAEAAEYIKAEYGENFLKDDQRKEKKQSNAQDAHEAIRPTSTLRDPNSMKDFLSRDQLRLYKLIWERFLASQMAQAVMDTMSVDLQNGNVLFRATGSKIKFPGFMKVYVEGTDDQVEGPDKMLPDLKEGDEVFKKDIEPKQHFTQPPPRYTEARLVKTLEELGIGRPSTYAPTLDTIQKRGYVALDNKRFVPTELGEIVHELMVEFFPDILDVEFTAKMEQDLDNIEDGKVQWVQIIDEFYQDFETHLKKAEQEMQSVEIKDEPAGEDCENCGSPMVFKMGRYGKFMACSNFPDCRNTKPIVKEIGMDCPTCKEGQVVERKSKKKRIFYGCTRYPECEFISWDKPLPRPCPKCEGLLVEKKLKKGVQVQCTACDYKEEQQS is encoded by the coding sequence ATGGCAGATTTTCTAGTAATCGTAGAATCACCTGCAAAAGCGAAGACAATTGAACGATATTTAGGAAATAAATATAAAGTAAAAGCATCCATGGGACATGTTCGAGACTTACCGAGAAGCCAGATGGGAGTCAGTCCAGAGACTGGATTTGAACCTAAGTACATTACAATCCGGGGCAAGGGTCCTGTACTGAAAGACTTAAAAACAGCAGCCAAAAAAGCAAAAAAAGTCTTTCTTGCAGCCGACCCCGATCGCGAAGGAGAAGCAATTGCTTGGCACTTGGCTCACAGTTTGGATGTAGATATTCATTCTGATTGCCGTGTGGTTTTTAATGAAATTACCAAAGAGGCCATCAAGGAATCTTTCAAACATCCTCGCCCGATTAATACGGACCTTGTTGATGCACAGCAGGCACGAAGGGTTTTAGACCGGCTTGTAGGCTATAATATCAGTCCGCTATTATGGAAGAAAGTAAAAAAAGGACTAAGTGCAGGACGTGTTCAGTCAGTTGCGGTCCGTTTAATCATTGATAGAGAAAATGAAATTAAAGCGTTTACTCCCGAGGAGTACTGGACGATTGAAGGAGAGTTCTTAAAAGGGAAAAACCATTTTAATGCATCCTTCCACTCCCTTGTCGGCAAAGAGAAAACAGAGTTAAGTTCAGAGCAAGATGTTCAAGCGATCTTGCAACAATTAAAAGACAATAAATTTAAAGTAGTATCTGTTACAAAAAAAGAAAGAAGAAGAAATCCTGCACCACCATTTATTACTTCCTCATTACAACAGGAAGCTGCAAGGAAGCTTAATTTTAGGGCAAAGAAAACTATGATGCTCGCCCAGCAGCTGTACGAAGGAATTGAGCTTGGCAAAGAGGGAACGGTTGGTCTCATTACCTATATGAGAACAGATTCCACTAGAATTTCAGAAGTTGCTCAAGCTGAAGCGGCTGAATATATTAAAGCAGAGTATGGGGAAAACTTTTTAAAAGATGACCAAAGAAAAGAGAAAAAACAGTCGAATGCTCAAGATGCCCACGAGGCCATTCGCCCAACGAGCACTTTAAGGGATCCAAATAGCATGAAGGATTTTCTTTCACGTGATCAACTCCGTCTATATAAATTAATCTGGGAGCGTTTTTTAGCGAGTCAAATGGCACAAGCAGTGATGGATACTATGAGTGTAGATTTGCAAAATGGAAATGTTCTTTTCCGCGCAACTGGCTCTAAAATTAAATTTCCTGGTTTCATGAAGGTATATGTAGAAGGTACAGATGATCAGGTAGAAGGCCCAGATAAAATGTTACCTGACTTAAAAGAGGGGGATGAGGTCTTTAAAAAAGACATCGAACCTAAGCAGCATTTTACACAGCCGCCTCCAAGATACACAGAGGCAAGGCTAGTGAAAACACTTGAAGAATTGGGTATCGGCCGACCATCTACTTATGCCCCAACGCTAGATACAATCCAAAAGCGGGGCTATGTGGCATTAGACAATAAACGATTTGTCCCGACAGAGCTTGGTGAAATCGTTCATGAATTAATGGTAGAGTTTTTCCCAGATATTTTAGATGTAGAATTTACAGCTAAGATGGAACAAGATTTGGATAATATTGAAGATGGAAAAGTACAGTGGGTCCAAATAATTGATGAATTTTACCAAGACTTTGAAACCCATCTAAAAAAAGCAGAACAAGAAATGCAGTCTGTAGAAATTAAAGATGAGCCTGCAGGTGAAGACTGTGAAAACTGCGGCAGCCCAATGGTGTTTAAAATGGGACGCTACGGAAAATTTATGGCATGCAGCAATTTTCCTGATTGTCGTAACACAAAGCCAATTGTGAAGGAAATAGGTATGGATTGTCCTACTTGTAAAGAGGGACAGGTGGTTGAGCGCAAGAGTAAGAAAAAGAGAATTTTCTATGGTTGTACCAGATATCCAGAATGTGAATTCATCTCTTGGGATAAACCACTGCCAAGACCATGTCCAAAGTGTGAGGGACTTTTAGTTGAGAAGAAATTGAAAAAAGGCGTACAGGTACAATGTACGGCATGTGATTATAAGGAAGAACAGCAGAGTTAA
- the codY gene encoding GTP-sensing pleiotropic transcriptional regulator CodY, translating into MDLLTKTRRINVLLQKAAGKPVNFKEMSETLSETIEANVYIVSRRGKLLGFSIYQQIENERMKKMFEDRQFPEEYTKGLFNIQETSSNLDIESQYTAFPVENRDLFREGLTTIVPIIGGGERLGTLILARLQEKFHDDDLILGEYGATVVGMEILREKSEEIEEEARSKAVVQMAISSLSYSELEAIEHIFEELNGHEGLLVASKIADRVGITRSVIVNALRKLESAGVIESRSLGMKGTYIKVLNDKFLVELDKLRSN; encoded by the coding sequence ATGGATTTACTTACAAAAACTAGACGGATTAATGTATTATTGCAAAAGGCAGCAGGAAAACCGGTGAACTTCAAGGAAATGTCTGAGACATTAAGTGAAACGATTGAAGCGAATGTTTACATTGTAAGCCGACGCGGAAAACTTCTTGGTTTTTCAATTTATCAACAAATTGAAAACGAAAGAATGAAGAAAATGTTTGAGGACCGCCAATTTCCTGAAGAATATACAAAGGGACTATTCAATATTCAAGAAACTTCTTCAAACCTGGATATTGAAAGTCAATATACAGCTTTCCCTGTAGAGAATAGAGATTTATTCCGTGAAGGTCTAACAACAATCGTTCCAATTATCGGTGGAGGAGAACGTCTTGGCACATTAATCCTTGCAAGATTGCAAGAGAAGTTCCATGATGATGATCTAATCCTTGGTGAGTATGGTGCGACTGTAGTAGGTATGGAAATTTTACGTGAAAAATCAGAAGAAATCGAAGAAGAGGCTAGAAGCAAAGCTGTCGTTCAAATGGCTATTAGTTCATTATCATATAGTGAGCTTGAAGCAATTGAACATATTTTCGAAGAACTTAATGGTCATGAAGGCTTGTTAGTTGCATCAAAAATTGCTGACCGTGTTGGTATTACACGTTCTGTTATCGTAAATGCACTAAGAAAGCTTGAAAGTGCAGGGGTAATTGAATCCCGTTCCCTTGGTATGAAAGGTACGTATATCAAAGTCTTAAATGATAAGTTTCTTGTTGAACTTGATAAATTAAGATCTAACTAA
- the trmFO gene encoding FADH(2)-oxidizing methylenetetrahydrofolate--tRNA-(uracil(54)-C(5))-methyltransferase TrmFO, translating into MKDVTINVIGAGLAGSEAAWQIAKRGVKVRLYEMRPVKQTPAHHTDKFAELVCSNSLRANTLTNAVGVLKEEMRKLDSVIIAAADACSVPAGGALAVDRHEFAAKVTELVKNHENVTVINKEVTTIPEGPTVIATGPLTSAELSAQLKNLTGEEYLYFYDAAAPIIEKESINMDKVYLKSRYDKGEAAYLNCPMSEEEFNRFYEALISAETVPLKEFEKEIFFEGCMPIEVMGARGKKTMLFGPLKPVGLEDPKTGKRPYAVVQLRQDDAAGTLFNIVGFQTHLKWGAQKEVIQLIPGLENAEIIRYGVMHRNTFINSPKVLKATYQFRNREDLFFAGQMTGVEGYVESAASGLIAGINAARMVQGMETIEFPAETAIGSMARYITTANPKNFQPMNANFGLFPELPVKIRGKQERNLQHANRALDTIQNFVKVL; encoded by the coding sequence ATGAAAGATGTCACCATTAACGTAATAGGAGCAGGCTTAGCTGGAAGTGAAGCGGCATGGCAAATTGCAAAGCGAGGTGTAAAGGTCCGTCTTTATGAAATGCGGCCAGTTAAACAAACTCCAGCACACCACACGGATAAATTTGCAGAATTAGTTTGTAGTAATTCTTTGCGTGCCAATACATTAACAAATGCAGTTGGTGTACTTAAAGAAGAAATGAGAAAGCTAGATTCCGTCATAATTGCAGCAGCAGATGCTTGTTCCGTTCCAGCAGGGGGTGCCTTGGCGGTAGACAGGCATGAATTTGCAGCAAAGGTTACTGAATTAGTGAAGAATCACGAAAATGTAACAGTTATAAACAAAGAGGTAACAACCATACCAGAGGGTCCAACCGTAATTGCGACGGGTCCGCTGACAAGTGCCGAGCTTTCTGCACAACTAAAGAACCTAACTGGTGAGGAATATCTTTATTTCTATGATGCAGCTGCTCCAATTATTGAAAAAGAAAGCATTAACATGGACAAGGTATACTTAAAATCCCGCTATGATAAAGGAGAAGCGGCTTATCTTAACTGTCCAATGAGTGAAGAAGAATTTAACCGTTTTTACGAAGCACTCATTTCTGCAGAAACAGTACCTTTAAAGGAATTTGAAAAAGAGATCTTTTTTGAAGGATGCATGCCAATTGAAGTAATGGGAGCCAGAGGGAAAAAGACCATGTTATTTGGTCCATTAAAACCAGTCGGTTTGGAAGACCCTAAAACAGGGAAAAGACCCTATGCAGTCGTACAGCTTCGTCAAGATGATGCAGCAGGAACCCTGTTTAATATTGTCGGATTTCAAACACACTTAAAGTGGGGAGCACAAAAAGAAGTCATTCAATTAATTCCGGGCCTTGAAAATGCTGAAATTATCCGCTATGGAGTTATGCACCGCAATACTTTTATTAATTCGCCGAAGGTTCTTAAGGCTACGTATCAATTCCGAAATAGAGAAGATTTATTCTTCGCTGGTCAAATGACGGGTGTAGAGGGTTATGTGGAATCAGCTGCAAGTGGATTGATTGCTGGAATTAACGCAGCACGGATGGTTCAAGGAATGGAAACAATTGAGTTTCCTGCTGAAACAGCTATTGGAAGCATGGCCCGTTATATTACAACCGCTAATCCGAAAAACTTCCAGCCGATGAACGCGAATTTTGGATTATTTCCGGAACTTCCAGTTAAAATCAGAGGGAAGCAAGAAAGAAATTTACAGCATGCAAACCGGGCGTTAGACACAATTCAGAACTTTGTGAAAGTTTTGTAA
- the xerC gene encoding tyrosine recombinase XerC, whose product MTNVNVFLKLFLEYLQMERNYSKYTIEHYQHDISDFFTFMAEQAINEVDKVQYHDARLYLTRLYDKNLARKTVAKKISALRSFYKFLLREQYVESNPFTLLTTPKIEKRLPQFFYENEITLLFNSCETETALGQRNKALLELLYGTGIRVSECCRIRLKDLDFYLSTVLVHGKGNKERYVPFGTQASRALDLYINDGRKKLLAGNQSVEALFVNNRGGALTTRGTRKVLNRMIEKSALDSSIHPHKLRHSFATHLLNNGADLRSVQELLGHAFLSSTQVYTHVTNEHLKKSYMAHHPRA is encoded by the coding sequence ATGACAAATGTGAATGTTTTCTTAAAGTTATTTCTTGAGTATTTACAAATGGAACGTAATTATTCAAAATATACAATTGAACATTATCAACATGATATCAGTGATTTCTTTACGTTCATGGCTGAGCAAGCTATAAATGAAGTCGATAAGGTTCAATATCATGATGCCAGACTTTACCTTACCAGATTATATGATAAAAATCTTGCAAGAAAAACGGTTGCTAAAAAAATTTCTGCACTAAGAAGTTTCTATAAATTTTTGCTTCGGGAGCAATACGTAGAAAGTAATCCATTTACACTTTTAACGACACCAAAGATTGAAAAAAGGCTTCCTCAATTCTTTTATGAAAATGAAATCACACTTCTATTTAATTCTTGTGAAACAGAAACGGCTTTAGGACAAAGGAATAAAGCATTGCTTGAACTATTATATGGAACAGGAATTCGTGTCAGTGAGTGCTGTCGGATTCGTTTAAAAGATCTTGATTTTTACTTATCGACTGTCTTGGTTCATGGAAAAGGTAATAAGGAACGCTATGTTCCTTTCGGAACTCAAGCGTCTCGTGCATTAGACTTGTACATAAACGATGGTAGAAAAAAGCTTTTAGCAGGCAATCAATCAGTTGAGGCTTTATTTGTAAATAACCGAGGTGGGGCACTAACAACCAGGGGAACAAGAAAAGTATTAAATCGAATGATTGAAAAATCTGCTTTAGATTCAAGTATTCATCCGCATAAGCTAAGACATTCTTTTGCCACTCATTTATTAAATAATGGTGCAGATTTAAGGTCAGTTCAAGAATTGTTAGGCCATGCCTTTTTATCATCAACGCAAGTGTATACCCATGTGACCAATGAACACTTGAAGAAATCGTATATGGCCCATCATCCAAGGGCATAA
- the dprA gene encoding DNA-processing protein DprA, producing MDDFKEKLIHLLHYPNLSWNNIFQILKKDPTLQNLSRIPAYLTQQVPTIPYISCEIITSNSVNLTPPTEVIHDQIRQYKTNDINVITIFDEQYPQYLKEIYQPPWALFAKGDLSLLNYEPKLAVVGSRQATQYGRNAIKSIFPQLIDKGVLIVSGLAKGIDAYSHEFAIKNGGKTIAVIAGGIYHIYPKENMSLALEMMKSQLIVSEYPPDTKPLRWHFPFRNRIISGLSRGTFIIEAKRKSGSLITANYAVNEGRDVFSLPGSIYNPFSAGANELIQQGAKLVTSAEDILEEIR from the coding sequence ATGGACGACTTTAAAGAAAAATTAATTCATTTGCTTCACTATCCAAATCTCTCGTGGAACAACATCTTTCAAATTTTAAAAAAAGATCCCACCCTACAAAACCTCTCTCGAATACCTGCTTACCTTACACAGCAAGTTCCCACCATTCCATATATTAGCTGCGAAATCATTACTTCTAATTCAGTTAACCTAACTCCTCCAACCGAAGTCATACATGACCAAATCCGCCAATACAAAACCAATGATATTAACGTAATTACCATTTTTGATGAACAGTACCCACAATATTTAAAGGAAATCTACCAGCCTCCCTGGGCTTTATTTGCAAAGGGGGATCTTTCACTGTTAAACTATGAGCCAAAGCTTGCGGTAGTAGGTTCACGTCAGGCTACTCAATATGGAAGGAATGCAATCAAATCTATATTTCCTCAATTAATTGATAAGGGTGTGCTGATTGTAAGTGGGTTAGCAAAAGGCATTGATGCCTACTCGCATGAATTTGCCATTAAAAATGGAGGGAAAACAATAGCTGTTATCGCAGGTGGAATCTATCATATATATCCAAAAGAAAATATGAGTCTTGCGTTAGAGATGATGAAATCACAATTAATCGTTTCAGAATATCCACCTGACACAAAACCGCTTAGATGGCATTTTCCATTTCGGAATCGAATTATTAGCGGTCTATCTCGCGGTACCTTTATTATAGAAGCAAAACGTAAAAGTGGTTCGTTGATCACTGCGAATTATGCAGTAAATGAAGGTCGGGATGTATTCTCGTTACCTGGCAGTATTTATAATCCATTCTCAGCAGGAGCAAATGAGCTCATTCAACAGGGGGCAAAACTTGTGACAAGTGCGGAGGATATTTTAGAAGAAATTAGATAA
- the hslU gene encoding HslU--HslV peptidase ATPase subunit has translation MGKTNTNNLTPRQIVERLDQYIIGQKDAKKAVAVALRNRYRRGLLSEKLRDEVIPKNILMIGPTGVGKTEIARRIAKLVGAPFIKVEATKFTEVGYVGRDVESMVRDLAETSVRLVKEDRMQSVKERAEENANSRLVDLLVPSAKKSTGYKNPLEMLFGGGNSSTEQEAPQEDYSVQEKRKIVKEKLALGQLEEEIVTVEVEEQTPSMFDMLQGSGIEQMGMNMQDALSSFMPKKRKKRKLTVREARKVLTSEEASKLIDMDEVTSEAIYRAEQTGIIFIDEIDKIASKNSGGSSADVSREGVQRDILPVVEGSTVVTKYGSIKTDHILFIAAGAFHMAKPSDLIPELQGRFPIRVELTKLTVDDFFRILIEPDNALIKQYQALLETEGIQIEFSDDAIRRIAEVAYDVNQNTDNIGARRLHTILEKLLEDLSFEAPDITMEKVTITPQYVDEKLGAISKNKDLSQFIL, from the coding sequence ATGGGAAAAACCAATACCAATAATTTAACCCCCCGTCAAATCGTCGAAAGACTTGATCAATATATTATTGGACAAAAGGATGCTAAAAAGGCAGTTGCTGTGGCGCTAAGAAATCGCTATAGAAGAGGATTGTTAAGTGAAAAGCTTCGCGATGAGGTCATTCCAAAGAACATTTTAATGATCGGTCCAACTGGTGTTGGAAAAACAGAAATTGCCCGAAGAATTGCCAAACTTGTTGGTGCGCCATTTATTAAAGTGGAAGCGACTAAATTCACTGAGGTTGGGTATGTTGGTCGTGATGTTGAATCAATGGTCAGAGATCTTGCAGAAACATCTGTTCGATTAGTTAAAGAAGATCGAATGCAAAGTGTCAAAGAACGCGCAGAGGAAAATGCTAACAGCCGTCTTGTTGATTTACTTGTTCCATCCGCTAAAAAATCGACAGGATATAAAAACCCGTTAGAAATGTTATTTGGAGGTGGAAACTCCTCAACTGAACAGGAAGCACCACAAGAGGATTATTCTGTTCAGGAAAAACGCAAGATTGTCAAAGAAAAATTGGCCCTCGGTCAATTAGAGGAAGAGATTGTAACTGTAGAAGTAGAGGAACAAACTCCTTCTATGTTTGATATGCTTCAAGGTTCCGGTATTGAACAAATGGGTATGAATATGCAAGATGCTCTAAGCAGCTTTATGCCAAAAAAACGCAAGAAAAGAAAACTTACTGTTAGAGAAGCAAGGAAGGTTTTAACCAGTGAAGAAGCCTCCAAGCTTATCGATATGGATGAAGTAACTTCAGAGGCTATATATCGTGCTGAACAAACGGGAATTATTTTTATCGATGAAATTGATAAAATAGCCAGCAAGAATTCAGGCGGTTCATCAGCTGATGTATCACGCGAGGGTGTCCAAAGAGATATCCTTCCAGTCGTAGAAGGCTCAACGGTGGTAACTAAATATGGCTCCATTAAAACGGATCATATTTTATTTATTGCTGCTGGGGCATTTCACATGGCGAAACCTTCTGATTTAATTCCTGAACTTCAAGGACGTTTTCCAATTCGTGTGGAATTAACAAAACTCACAGTTGATGACTTCTTTAGGATTTTAATCGAGCCGGATAATGCATTAATTAAGCAATATCAAGCATTATTGGAAACAGAAGGTATACAAATTGAATTTTCTGACGATGCTATTCGTAGAATCGCAGAAGTAGCCTATGATGTGAATCAAAACACAGACAATATCGGTGCAAGACGACTTCATACAATTTTAGAAAAGCTTTTAGAAGATTTGTCATTCGAAGCTCCAGATATCACGATGGAGAAAGTTACCATCACACCGCAATATGTGGATGAAAAACTAGGGGCTATTTCTAAAAATAAAGACTTAAGTCAATTTATCCTATAA
- the hslV gene encoding ATP-dependent protease subunit HslV, which yields MNQFHATTIFAIHHNGQCSMSGDGQVTFGNAVVMKHTARKVRKIFNGRVLAGFAGSVADAFTLFELFEGKLEEFNGNLQRASVELAKEWRSDKVLRKLEAMLIVMDRENLLLVSGTGEVIEPDDGILAIGSGGNYALAAGRSLKKYAGDHLTAKEIAKASLEIAAEICVYTNHNIIVEEL from the coding sequence ATGAACCAATTTCATGCAACAACAATATTTGCGATCCATCATAATGGTCAATGCTCGATGTCTGGTGATGGCCAAGTTACATTTGGTAATGCGGTAGTGATGAAGCACACTGCAAGAAAAGTAAGAAAGATATTTAATGGTAGAGTGTTAGCAGGATTTGCTGGTTCTGTGGCTGATGCATTTACCTTGTTTGAGTTATTTGAAGGCAAATTAGAGGAGTTTAATGGGAATTTACAAAGAGCTTCAGTTGAATTGGCTAAAGAGTGGAGAAGTGATAAGGTTCTTAGGAAGCTTGAAGCCATGCTCATTGTGATGGACCGAGAAAACTTACTATTAGTGTCTGGCACCGGTGAAGTCATCGAGCCGGATGATGGAATCCTTGCAATTGGATCAGGTGGGAATTACGCGCTTGCTGCAGGACGCTCACTTAAAAAATATGCTGGTGACCATCTAACTGCAAAAGAAATAGCAAAAGCTTCTTTAGAAATAGCTGCAGAAATATGTGTGTATACAAACCACAACATTATCGTTGAAGAGCTATAA
- the rpsB gene encoding 30S ribosomal protein S2: protein MSVISMKQLLEAGVHFGHQTRRWNPKMKKYIFTERNGIYIIDLQKTVKKVEEAYNWVKDLAGNGGTVLFVGTKKQAQDSVKEEAARSGMYYVNQRWLGGTLTNFETIQKRIGRLKDIERMSEDGTFEVLPKKEVVQLKKEQERLEKFLGGIKDMKQLPDALFIIDPRKERIAVAEAKKLNIPIVGIVDTNCDPDEIDVVIPANDDAIRAVKLLTGKMADAILEAKQGEEVTA, encoded by the coding sequence ATGTCAGTTATTTCAATGAAACAATTGCTTGAAGCTGGTGTACACTTCGGACACCAAACTCGCCGTTGGAACCCAAAGATGAAGAAATACATCTTCACAGAGCGTAACGGTATCTACATCATCGACCTTCAAAAAACAGTTAAGAAGGTAGAAGAAGCTTACAACTGGGTAAAGGACCTTGCTGGTAACGGCGGAACAGTTCTTTTTGTTGGTACAAAGAAACAAGCTCAAGATTCTGTTAAAGAAGAAGCAGCTCGTTCTGGTATGTACTATGTTAACCAACGTTGGTTAGGTGGTACACTAACAAACTTTGAAACAATCCAAAAGCGTATTGGTCGTTTAAAAGATATCGAAAGAATGTCTGAAGACGGAACTTTCGAAGTATTACCTAAGAAAGAAGTTGTTCAATTAAAGAAAGAACAAGAACGTCTTGAGAAGTTCTTAGGCGGAATCAAAGATATGAAGCAACTTCCAGATGCACTATTCATTATCGACCCTCGTAAAGAGCGTATCGCAGTTGCTGAAGCTAAGAAGTTAAACATTCCTATCGTAGGTATTGTTGATACTAACTGTGATCCAGACGAAATCGACGTTGTAATTCCTGCAAACGATGATGCAATTCGTGCGGTTAAGCTTTTAACTGGTAAAATGGCAGATGCGATCCTTGAAGCAAAACAAGGCGAAGAAGTTACTGCTTAA